One Candidatus Methylomirabilota bacterium genomic region harbors:
- a CDS encoding MSMEG_4193 family putative phosphomutase, which translates to MPRQPAPSPALVLLVRHGRTATTGVTLPGRAPGLHLSPAGRRQAAALAARLARLERVTAVYTSPLERARETAAPIAEARKLPLRVEAGLNECDFGQWTGARLRALARRPEWRVVQRYPSGFRFPGGESFTEMQARITSTLAGLVARHPGGTIVAVSHADPIKAAVAHALGTHLDLFQRIAVSPGSVTTIAYRPDGPTVVTLNWVDGDLVPPRPG; encoded by the coding sequence ATGCCCCGACAGCCGGCGCCGTCCCCCGCGCTCGTCCTGCTCGTCCGCCACGGGCGGACGGCCACGACCGGCGTCACCCTGCCTGGCCGGGCCCCGGGGCTCCACCTCTCGCCGGCCGGGCGCCGGCAGGCCGCGGCCCTCGCCGCCCGGCTGGCCCGGCTCGAGCGGGTGACGGCGGTCTACACCTCGCCGCTCGAGCGCGCCCGGGAGACGGCCGCGCCCATCGCCGAGGCCCGCAAGCTCCCCCTCCGGGTCGAGGCGGGGCTCAACGAGTGCGACTTCGGGCAGTGGACCGGGGCGAGGCTCCGGGCCCTGGCCCGGCGGCCGGAGTGGCGGGTCGTTCAACGGTACCCGAGCGGCTTCCGCTTCCCCGGCGGGGAGTCCTTCACCGAGATGCAGGCGCGCATCACCTCGACCCTGGCCGGCCTCGTGGCCCGCCACCCGGGCGGGACCATCGTGGCGGTCTCCCACGCCGATCCCATCAAAGCGGCCGTCGCCCACGCGCTGGGCACGCACCTCGACCTGTTCCAGCGGATCGCGGTCTCGCCCGGCTCGGTCACCACGATCGCCTACCGCCCCGATGGCCCCACGGTGGTGACCCTGAACTGGGTGGACGGCGATCTGGTCCCACCCAGGCCTGGATGA